One stretch of Zingiber officinale cultivar Zhangliang chromosome 6B, Zo_v1.1, whole genome shotgun sequence DNA includes these proteins:
- the LOC121990173 gene encoding senescence-specific cysteine protease SAG39-like, giving the protein MGRIPAAAFTVKQCLVLAALFAVISSTAWGRKLSYPESMSMAERHERWMAQHGRVYRDDAEKQRRFDIFKSNVELIDSFNAAGKHKYSLGINQFADMTNEEFKSSYTGFKNMIAAKPIRKGGFMYENVSATPKSVDWRTKGAVTPIKDQGQCGCCWAFSAVAAMEGITKLTAGKLISLSEQQLVDCDVHGEDQGCNGGLMDNAFEFIINNGGLATETKYPYQATDGTCSKQKSSPSAAAISGYEDVPADDEAALRKAVAHQPVSVAIEASGSAFQFYNGGVFTGECGTDLDHGVTAVGYGATSDGSKYWLVKNSWGADWGENGYIRMERDVDAKEGLCGIAMQASYPTA; this is encoded by the exons ATGGGCAGAATTCCGGCCGCCGCCTTCACCGTGAAGCAATGCCTCGTCTTGGCGGCCTTGTTCGCTGTAATATCAAGCACCGCTTGGGGGCGCAAGCTAAGTTATCCAGAGAGCATGTCCATGGCAGAGAGGCACGAGCGGTGGATGGCGCAGCACGGGCGCGTCTACCGCGATGACGCAGAGAAGCAGCGCCGCTTCGACATCTTCAAGTCCAACGTCGAGCTCATCGACTCGTTCAACGCCGCCGGCAAGCACAAGTACTCGCTGGGCATCAACCAGTTCGCCGACATGACCAACGAGGAGTTCAAATCTTCCTACACTGGCTTCAAGAATATGATCGCGGCGAAGCCGATCAGGAAGGGAGGATTCATGTACGAGAACGTGTCCGCGACGCCGAAGAGCGTCGACTGGAGGACCAAAGGAGCAGTCACTCCCATCAAAGATCAAGGGCAGTGTG GATGTTGCTGGGCGTTCTCGGCAGTGGCGGCGATGGAGGGCATCACCAAGCTCACCGCTGGCAAGTTGATCTCTCTCTCCGAGCAGCAGCTGGTGGACTGCGACGTCCACGGCGAGGACCAAGGCTGCAACGGCGGCCTCATGGACAACGCGTTCGAGTTCATCATCAACAACGGCGGCCTCGCCACCGAGACCAAGTACCCTTACCAGGCCACCGACGGCACCTGCAGCAAGCAGAAATCCTCCCCCTCCGCCGCCGCCATCAGTGGGTACGAGGACGTGCCTGCTGACGATGAGGCGGCGCTCCGCAAGGCCGTGGCCCACCAGCCGGTGTCGGTGGCGATAGAGGCCAGCGGATCGGCCTTCCAGTTCTACAACGGCGGCGTCTTCACGGGGGAATGCGGAACTGATCTAGACCACGGCGTCACAGCGGTGGGCTACGGCGCGACGAGCGATGGCAGCAAGTACTGGCTGGTGAAGAATTCTTGGGGTGCCGATTGGGGGGAGAACGGCTACATAAGGATGGAAAGGGACGTGGATGCTAAGGAAGGGCTGTGTGGTATCGCCATGCAAGCTTCCTACCCAACTGCTTGA